Within Deltaproteobacteria bacterium RBG_16_64_85, the genomic segment AGGATCGTCGGGACCANNNNNNNCAGGGAAAAACCGATGAAGATGAGCACGAGGCGGGAGCGGATCTTCGCCCCCAGGATGTTCCGCTTCCGGTCGAGAATGATCTTGAAGATATTGCGGGTGACCAGGAAGATGAGAAGGACGATCAGAACGACGTTGATGTTGATCAGCGCGAAGATGATGATGTTGCTGGTGATGGCGACCGAGCCGGCCAGGGTGGCGAGGTTGGCTTCGAAGAAGGTCAGTCCCGCGATCAGGATCGCCACGATCCCGATCGCCAGCCGTTCCCGGCGCCGTTTCGCGCGTTCCCTTTCCTGTGCCGTTTCGGCCGGTGGCTGCACGTCGGGATTCATGACGCCGTGAGGTATCCTCTCGCCCACTCGGTCTCTACGTCCCAGAGCGAGGAGAAGAAGAAGATGGATTTCAGCGGTTCCGAAAGGCCGACCTTGTCCAGCCGCGACCGGACGTGGGCGCGGTACGTCTTCCCCGGTTCCGTATCGAGGGTAAGCGGCACGACGATCTCATATTGCGTCATCCCGGCGAGCGCGGAGTGGACGTCGGGCAGAAGCTCCTCCCCCCCTCCCCGGTTGAGCCGGTACACCCGGGAGAGGGCGTCGTACCGGACCGATCGTGAAAACTGCAATTCCCCCATCGAGACGTTGAACCATCCCTTGTAGACTCTCTCCACGCGCACGACCGTCTTGAAGGAGATCTCGATCCCGCTCTTGAGCGCTTCCACCATCTCGGGGGTAAAAGCGTTTTGCATGGCGAAGAGGACGCGAGCCTCCCTGCCACGGACCTGTCCATGGATGCCGACAATCTCCGGCTTGGGGGAGGCGGCGGAAACATTTACGGCAAGATGAACGATGAGCAGGATGAAAGGAACGGCAATCCGGCGCAAGAAGGCCTCCCCGGACATTATAGCCGGCTGAGGCAAATCTGCAACAGTGGGATACGGGCTTAAGGACTAGGCCGTTATCGAAATCGCGACCGGTTCCTCGGCGATGACTGCGGGTTCCCTGCTGCGGGGGGCCGCAAGGCCGGAGAGGTGTTCCGTCAGGCACCGGTTCACGGTGTGGCCCGGCCGAACCGCGAGGAAGAACCCCCGCACCGGACGGCTGACGAGCGCAAGGTCTCCAATGAAATCAAGAAGTTTGTGCCGCGCGAACTCGTTCTGGAATCGCAGGCCATCCGCGTTGAGGACCTTGTCGCCCTCCACAACGATGGCGTTTTCCAAAGAACCGCCCTTGGCCAGGCCGGCCTTCCAGAGAGCGTCGATCTGCTCCCGCAGGACGAAGGTCCGGGCGGGGGCGATCTCCTTCAGGAAATTTTCCGGCGTCAAGGTGAATTTCAGCCATTGTTTCCCGATGAGGGTTCCGGGGAAATCGACCGTCACCAGGACCTCGAAATTCTCGGATGGGGCAAGGGCCACCATCGAGCCGTTCCGTTGAAGTTTTTCATTCGTGGAGACCCAAAGGAAACGCCGGCGGACAGGCGACTCCACCGTCCCGACGAAATCGATCGCCTCGGCCACCTGCCGGGCACTCCCGTCCAGGATCGGCAGTTCGGGGCCGTCGACCTCGACGACGGCGTTGTCGATCTCCATCCCGTAGAGGGCCGCAAGGAAATGTTCAACGGTGGAGATTCTCGCGCCCCCGGAGGCCAGTACGGTCGCGTACGCCGTCTCGACCACGTTTTCCACGGAGGCCTGGATCTCAGCGCCATTATCCGTGCGCCGGAACATAATGCCGGTGTCGGGCGCCGCCGGGAGGATCCGCGCGAACGACGGCATCCCTGTGTGCAGGCCTATCCCGGAAAACTGAACCCACGTGGAAATCGTCCGCTGGTAAATCCTCATAGGGGACCTCCGGCTGATTCCCCTGAGTAAGAAGCAATCCCCATACCAAGGTAAATAAAATAATAATTCAATAGAATCCACTGGATGCAACGTCCATCCCCCAGGCTTCAACCCAGGTGTGGCAATAATGCAACATCTTGTGTGGACGTGGGACGACAGGATCGGGGGGCCTTTCTATCTCCGGAAGAACCACAAGATCAGCGAAACGATCACGCTGATGAGGATGCAGGTGGCAAGAGGGAAGAAAAAAGTAATATTATCCCGCTTGATGGTGATGTCGCCCGGCAGCCTCCCCAGCCATGGGATCTTGTCGGAGAGCAGGAGCAGGAGGCCCGCCCCGACAACGACCAATCCAACAACGATCAGGAATTTACCGATCGGAACCATCGCCCTCGGGTCCTCTTGCTACTCCCCGAACAGCGCGTCCTGTACGGCGGTCTTCGGGGCCGCGATGCCAAGATGCTTATAGGCCGCCGGGGTAGCTACCCGGCCGCGCGGGGTCCGCTTCAGAAACCCCTGCTGGAGCAGGAACGGCTCGTACACATCCTCGATCGTGTCCCGCTCCTCGCTGATCGAGGCGGAGATCGTCTCCACCCCGACGGGGCCGCCCTGGAATTTTTCGAGGATGACGCGGAGGATCTTCCGGTCCATCACGTCCAGCCCTTCCTTGTCCACCTCCATTTGCAGGAGAGCGTGGTCGGCGATCTTCCGGTGAATCCGCCCGTCCCCTTCCACCTGGGCGAAGTCCCGCACCCGCCGTAAAAGCCGATTGGCTACCCGGGGGGTTCCCCGCGACCGGCGCGCGATCTCCCTTGCCCCCTCGCCGTCGATGGGGATGGACATTGTCCTAGCCGACCGCCGGATCACCTCTTCCAGGTCTTCGGGCCGGTAGAACTCCAGGCGGAAGGCGACGCCGAACCGGTCGCGAAGCGGAGAGGTCAGCAGCCCCGTGCGCGTCGTCGCCCCCACCAGGGTAAAGCGCGGGAGGGAGAGACGGATGGACTTCGCGGACGGCCCCTGCCCGAGGATGATGTCCAGCGCAAAATCCTCCATCGCGGAGTACAGCAGCTCCTCTACCACGCGGCCCAAGCGGTGGATCTCGTCGATGAACAGCACATCGCCCGGCTCCAGCGCGGTCAGGATGGCGGCGATGTCCCCCTTGCGCTCAATGGCCGGCCCGGAGGTCGTCCGGATCCCTACTCCCATTTCGTTCGCGATGATGTGTGCGAGCGTCGTCTTCCCCAGGCCCGGCGGACCCGAAAGGAGCACGTGGTCGAGCGGTTCTCCCCGGTTTTTCGCCGCATCGATGAAGGTCCGGAGGTTGGACACGATCTGCCGCTGGCCGATGAAATCCGAGAAGAGCCTCGGGCGCAACGAAACTTCCAGGTTCGTCTCGTCGGTGCCGACTTTCGGGTCTGCGATGCGTCTTTCCACCGAACTCCCTTCGTTTCTTTCTTTCCTGTCCGCCACGACCGGCTCCTACACGCGACGCGGGGCGGAAAGCTGCTTGAGCGCCTCGCGGACCAGCGCTTCCGCGGGGGGATTTCCTCCGATCTCCTTCCGGGAACGGGAAACGGCGATCTGCGCCTCCCCGCGGGAGAATCCGAGCGCGATCAGGGCCTGTGCAGCCTCGGCCTCGGGCGCCGACGGCGGTACATCCCCC encodes:
- a CDS encoding UDP-3-O-[3-hydroxymyristoyl] N-acetylglucosamine deacetylase, with amino-acid sequence MRIYQRTISTWVQFSGIGLHTGMPSFARILPAAPDTGIMFRRTDNGAEIQASVENVVETAYATVLASGGARISTVEHFLAALYGMEIDNAVVEVDGPELPILDGSARQVAEAIDFVGTVESPVRRRFLWVSTNEKLQRNGSMVALAPSENFEVLVTVDFPGTLIGKQWLKFTLTPENFLKEIAPARTFVLREQIDALWKAGLAKGGSLENAIVVEGDKVLNADGLRFQNEFARHKLLDFIGDLALVSRPVRGFFLAVRPGHTVNRCLTEHLSGLAAPRSREPAVIAEEPVAISITA
- a CDS encoding Holliday junction DNA helicase RuvB encodes the protein MERRIADPKVGTDETNLEVSLRPRLFSDFIGQRQIVSNLRTFIDAAKNRGEPLDHVLLSGPPGLGKTTLAHIIANEMGVGIRTTSGPAIERKGDIAAILTALEPGDVLFIDEIHRLGRVVEELLYSAMEDFALDIILGQGPSAKSIRLSLPRFTLVGATTRTGLLTSPLRDRFGVAFRLEFYRPEDLEEVIRRSARTMSIPIDGEGAREIARRSRGTPRVANRLLRRVRDFAQVEGDGRIHRKIADHALLQMEVDKEGLDVMDRKILRVILEKFQGGPVGVETISASISEERDTIEDVYEPFLLQQGFLKRTPRGRVATPAAYKHLGIAAPKTAVQDALFGE